The Daphnia pulex isolate KAP4 chromosome 6, ASM2113471v1 genome contains the following window.
TACGTTCCTGCCGCAGCGGACAACCGAGGCGCCGTCAAATTGAAGGTGAAATAGGCCTCGTtgattcttctattttcttcatAGAAAACTCCGAAACCGTATTCAAAAAACACCAATACGGCCAAAGCCGTAATCGCTACTTTGTAGCAATGTGTCCGTATAAAGCCGCAGAACATGGCGTCGATATTTACATCTGATGTAGCCAGGTTCCAAAACCATTAAAGGAGAAAAGGAGCTAGTAAAGTAGAAACATGGCCAACGTCGTCGCCAACTTCCTGAGTCACTTGGCACCACAATGGATGGTGACGTTTGTCCCTTATCTGACTATCGATGCTATCAAGtagaaaaaaacgggagatTCGGCGACTTCAGCTCAATTTGCAAATCAATAGAGCCAGAGATCGATTAAATCTATAAATGCAGAGTCTAGGAGATAGAGGCCGAAGAGCCGATGCTGAAAGAACACGTTCAATTCTCACAGCCGGTAGAATCCTGATGGCACCTAACTGACGCAATCATGGCAAGTCACGAACTACCGCATCatctgtgaaaaaaaaaagatggaataaaataataataaaagaatgacaATACAACACAAACATGGCGACAGAGAAGACGGtcagttttcaaaatcttAAGCACGTCGGCAAAAAGCTGCAACAGTATACCGTTGGTCGGTGGTTTCTATGACAACGAGCAAGCCTCTTTCAGCCTAGACGTTTAGGGAAGCTGAAGTATTCAATGTACTGTAAAACTGAACTAGACTTTATCACACAGACTGTATTGAAAACTATGTTTACCGTTGATAACGATAAGATATACCATCTTTaaaaacacacagcacagattgttctttctatttcatttgCTGTATTGACAGCAATTCAGTGTGTGTACGCCGTATGACAGGCAGTCGAGCGATATGGACGATGAACGGATGAACGAATCGATAAGCTGTTTTACCATGCACAACAGAGGTTTCACGAACGTAAGTTGAATTAAGCCGGGATAGCTGGCTAAATCTAGACTTTAACGACTACGACTAACTCGAAGAAGAAACGATGCCCAACACATAtatacacaaacacacataCAGTTTACATTTGTGCAGTTACACAAGTGACGTGCTCGCCCCTGTACGACGCCTTTCGGTACTTTCCCTGTCAAACACACCTAACCCACTAACATCCTTcgtgagaaaaaaatccgCCCCTTTCTCCTCGACTGGTTCTGTCAGAGTACACACGTACGTAACCGAGGCCTAACACCAATATTCCATTTTGATATTCAACACCAAAAAATCTGAGGTGCTCCCAGGCCGGGTCTAATTACGAACTTCACACAAATTACCTTAGCTGTACAGGATCTGATTTGATGAATCCGTAAAACACATGGGGCAGAGTTAAGAAAGCTATACAATATGTATGACAGGTAGCTCGTTCACCTGCTTTCACTCTTAACAACAGTCCCAGAACAACTGTTTTGTGTCACTTTTACCACTTTCTGAAGAGTTTCTCTGCAAGCAAACAGCTGATCGAACacagccatctagcggctaaGAGTtgcaataaaaatgtaaaaataccTTACGCAAGGCACGACACGGtacgaataaaaaagagtttaaactttaaaccaaataaataCGTTGAAATATAATGATATTAAATAGtattaaaaatacaatacataaaaaaatatttttggggtttccTGCTACATATTTCAtgagaaaaacccaaaaaaaagtctgaaataaaatagataaaaacacatttgacATTCCGAGATAATTTCCCAACATTGGTAATCGAAACAGCAGGAAGCAAAATTTCGAAACCGTGCATTGTGCCGGATTATTTTCCTTAAAGACGCCAAAATGCTAACTGATTCAAATGAGGACGAAATAACCGAAAAATGGTCTTGTAGTTTATTCCTAAATCATCACTGTTATACACTCATTTGTTGGGCGAGGTTCGCATCTAATTAGTTAAAAGTTTAGATATGAGTAAGTTGAACAGACACGAAAGGATGGGAGTCAAAACacagtgggggggggggggggtgtacAGAAGCTACATTATATGCTAATTATTAATGGGAAGAGGGCAAGATTCGATGCGAACAGGTTCAATCAGGTAAATAAAGAAGAGTGAACTTGCACATTGACAGAGAATACATGAAAAGATATGAAACGAAAGCAGAAATACACGAAAGCCCAGCTCCTGGCTGatgaatgaagaagaagaagaagaaaaaaaaatgacgctCAACTGTACAAATATTTGTTAAAGGGGTgtgttgtcttttctttttctttactttattttatagaGGGAAATGGACGAGAAGGTAAGGGGGAAACAAGTGACTAACACTGCtgatagtgtgtgtgtgtgtgtgtattcttCAAGGAAATGCGATTGTTTTGTGCCATTTAGGAGATTTGGAATTTATGCTGGGAGGCCACGAAGATTGGATTTAACAACGCAATCGACAACCCATCGCCTtaagtttgttgttgtgttttcgCAAAATTGGTGAGTCTAAATATCATCTGCTCAATGGCGTTTATTTCTGTCTCATTCATGTCTCGTGGAAAAATGCATCATtccactcttcttctttccattcaaGTCCAAATGGAGGTTAATTGCACCAGAACGGAGCACCGTGTAAGGTATACAATCATCAAGCACTTGTGTTACAAAAGATCCAAAAATTAGTTGTGAACCGATAACCCACAAGAAGATATATTTAATCATACCTGGTCTCATCATCCCAATCTGACCCAGAACCAGAGTCAGAACCTGACTCGGAATCAGAAATCTCCATAGCCACTCGACGGGCTAGAATAGAGGCGACATCGTGAAGAGCATCCATTCGACCCTTTTCACCTTGCTGTTGCTGTCCCTTCTCTACTTTACGTAACGATAtacctacaaaaaaaaaaagagtaaaccAGTTTTTAGTTTCGTTTTGAGTCAATAACCGactcaaatttaaattaccatCTCGAATGGCCTTAAGAAGGTCACTCCGTCCATCAAGCGCTGGAACAGGAATAGGAGGTCCACGGGGGGTCAATTTGGCCGCTTGCAACAACAGAGGCGATGATTGAATCGCTTCAACCACTCCCCTTCCTGGTGATCCTTTGGGCGGCGAAGTGCTCGACAATTTGTTGATATCGCCATTAGCCACAACGTGACCATTGTCACGCGGTGGGCTGCTGAGTGGcatcggcggcggcggtggcggcggtggaggAGCCATTCGCATGTCGGGCGGGGCGGTATCAGGAAGCGGAGGAGGCGGTGGGAGCGGCAAATCAGATTCGGAAGAGCTTTCGCGGCTCTCACGCGGTGGCATCAGCATAGCGGAAGGTGGcagaggtggtggtggaggaggaggaggagtgcTTGATGGAGGACCCGAGTTGACCATGACGGACGAGATGTACGGCGGATTGGGCAGTTGCGACAGCCTATCAGCGCTGGAATAGGTCTCTGACggtggtggaggtggtggcggaAGCGATTCTCTACCCATAGTTCCAACAATGGACGTCTGATGGCTCATGCGATTTCTGGTCGGTGTCGACCCACTCTGCTGCGTCGTGTTGGGCGAGTGATTCATTTGCCTGCCGGATTCAACCAGACTGTTAGTTCATgattattcaatatttttcatcaaagCGTAAACGGTACGACATTAAGAAGACGCAGCTTAATCAATTAAGCGTAGCAAAGCAAAGCTCGACAGACAATATGAACAAATGATGAGACGACAAATTCGTGATGTAACGAGATCAATAAAGTGACACTGGAGTAATAATGAGTGAGTTATCTACAGTATCTCTTCTATTGGGTTATTTGGTTAGTTTACCCGGGTGGGGCTGGTGGAGGCTGCGTGGGCCTTCCTGATGTGGTCCGTTGCAACGTCCGGTTGTGGTGATTCATCATTCCAGGGCCATAGTGACTGGATGCTGCGGCAGCTGCGTGCTGGTGATATTGTGCCTGATGatgcagttgctgctgctgctgctgctgaagctGCAGCAGCGAATCGGCAGTGTAAGGCGGAGGCGGATACTGCGGGTAGCCGTCGTCGTAAGGCGGAGGCGGCAGAGAAATTCCGGCAGGTCTGTAAAAAGCGTCGGACGCCAGCGACAGATGGAGACAAGCCATGAAgcgacaacatttttaaaatgtgaaattcCAAGCACACGATAGAGGCAAAGAGACCGATGACAATTGTTgggaacaaataaaattgacgCCAACACCCTCTCACACGTTGACaacatcaatttcatttgacaGACAGccaacaaaagtaaaaaaacgtGTGATTTAACCGACCTGTACACATTGTCTTGCGGATTACGCGAGTTCCTGGATGCGTAGATGGCCTCTTCGCTAGGGTAATTACGTTTCACTTCAATGCTGTTAGGGCGCGGGGGCCGTGATGTTGAACTGGGATCCGGTAACATGGTTCCATCCTCCAAATACAACGCctgtgaaatttaatttggcaAGACCACATTGGCAAAAGGCATTAGGAAAATAGTTGACAATTGTTTTGTACGGGCAGTATTACCTGAGGCGACTGATACAGCGCGTTCTGTGGGCTAATGTACTCGCCCTTGTTAATGGCCAGCTCACGGTGCTTTTCCCGAGTGTTGTGCGGTTGCCGGACCCGTTTCTTGTGGCGACCGCCTCCGCTGCTTCCGcctccgccaccaccgccgccatcATTTCTGCCTCGATGCGGCTGTGAAACGGTACAAAATATCAGTTGTTGATCGCACAACATttcaaagcaaaaaagaaaaaaagaaaaagaaaaaaaggaaattcgaCGGTAGATGTGGGTTGAAAAGAGAACTTGCCTCGGACGGAGTGCCATCCGCATACTGAGAAGCATGttcaaagtcaaaataatgatttttgtcgttttttttatttagtgttACAGTTGTTTTGAAACCACAAGACAGCAATGATTTCTATTCGATACTAATGCTAATGGCCAAACATTTGGATGTTGTAGctcgtaaaaaataaacgaggGAAAGTACAGAATTATTCATTAACCTAATTTTAAGCTTGAATGATTCCataacaggaaaaataaaacattttctgtctGTTATGTTTAGGACGTTATTGCAGAAAATATGTTACAGATATATAGCCCTCCCTCCGCTGTTACTAAACGTGCGTTCCGCTGAGAACGGTCTGAGAATTCACGAACGTCACCGACCCAGATCGTTTATCGACTCTtcatcatttcccccctcaagaaaagaaaaaaattctaataaaGCAAAGAATGAACCGTTTATACGGCCCTCATTATTCCAACGACAAGATACATGTCGACCGGTTGGTGGAGGTTGAGTGGCAGGTGAATGTAAATTGGCAAGAGACcggctttctctctctaggtcacaattgtatttaaaatgaaagacGAAATAAATGTCTATACCTTGCGTCCCTTGTCGTTGAGGATGCGCTCAGTGTCTTTGAGCATCTCCTGTCGCCACAAGTCAAAGAAGTAATCCGGGTCCGTGTAGAATTTGAGCCCGTCCTTTCCATCGTCCctaaaaaaggcaaaagagatATCATCATCagaatattttaaataccAGTTTGAGCtgagaaactgaaaaaaagttcattgGAATAATATGGACCAGGTTGTCGGAACGGCGGTCGTAAAGGACGTTTGAAGGGGAGCTCGATGTGGGCTAACTTTGCGAAAGGCACGTCGGAATGTCGACGTCACGGCAGCCCAGCGTTTGACTCGTTGAATCAAATCGCTGGCTATGCTGCCACCCCGGCTAAGCGTACGAGATTTGTTACATTCCTGTTGTCCACCAATTCCAACGTCCGGACGAACATCGGTAAATTCTCCGCCATGCCTGCCGCGGACTAACGGTGGCGGGGTAACTTTGACGGCCTGCAGAGAAACGGATCGCTGGAGACGACGCCGGCGGATGGGTGGAATGGGCTTTGCGGCTTCGATCGAGGATGTCGGAGGGGTTTCGATAACGGGCAAATCTGGGAGAACTGTATCATCTTCCTTTTCCACATCGACTTCAGCTAACCGCTTTTCGAGAAACTGCAGAAACTCATCAGTCAACCCTTCGATGGCACTGGTTTCCTTTGGTGGCTCTGCTTCCGCCGGCTCTGCTTCCGGCGGAGAGAGCGGAAAGAATTGGTCCTCCAGACCGAAAACCCACGAATCGccttgttgttggtgttgcgGCTGGATCGCCTGCCAATGGTACAGGCCCTCCTCTCCAAACCAGCAACAATTAGAGCTTCCGGCGTTTCGCTTATTATCGTCCGGATGGATCTGGGTCGATGGGCACAAACTGCAAGACATCACTCATTCACTCACTCAAGGCAGACTAGATTAAAGATGtgattcaatttctttcatttcgctTCCGCACATCCTCGGTATCAAAAACGCATCTGGGTCACCAACttctttcgtcgtcgtcggtccAGTTCAATTGACCGACAAAAGTGTACAACAGGTGGCTCGGCGAACTTGCGTGCGTCCAGGTCTCACGGACGCCTTTTCTCAAGAGAAATTACGAGTAAATCGCGTCATAAAACGCCGAGTCTCTGGCACCGAGGACACAACCACCACATAAAAGCTAATCGCGATCCCTCCCCGCTGGGTTCTTGTTCGATATCCGTTTCGTAATGCCTTTTCGCTCGATTTCGCTTTAGGTTTCTCAATTTCGGGCAAAGATACACACGACACTGATTGCTTGTCCTTTTCCTTCACTGCTAGTAGTGGTAGATAATAGATGTCACACAGGACTTGCGAGTGGGACCAATCCGCTCGGCACGGCTGAAGACGATCGACTGAAGCACCGTAACAATGCGACCAATCGACGACTACAAGAacggaaagagagagaaagaaaaaacaaactaacTAGAGATGGGAGGAGACCAAACATAACACGCCAGCTGGACTCGCGTAACAGCGCATTTCTTCTCGGAGAACGGATTGGGTGGTGGTGTATTAGGTTTGTAGGTTGCTCCGGTTCAACTAGTAACTCCCGCAGGCACACTGGACCGGtccgtgaaatttttttttggccatagCCACCCAGTCCAGTCCGGTCTGGACGACAAACGGGAGGATGCGGCAGAAACACCTATAATATTTTGCGTTTTGGGAATGAGGACGAGACGGTTTTCCCTACCGGTATCCGCGGACTCGTCATACGCAAAACCAGTCCCATCTGGCAGCCATTCCATCAATTTACAAGAACCTTACACGAGGCGATtgctttacacacacacacacgaaaaagaaaagggtaataataacaataacacgTTGCTCGGACAACGACGTACTAGAGTCCCGAGTCCAACGCCCGGTTGGATAGTTGTTGGCCGGCAATGCAATCTGACTCGCATCCCGCCGGCAATGAGGCATCTATTATACATTCACACTGGCATACGCCCTGGTCGATATGAGATTCCCCAGTCGGGCGTTAATAGAAACACAGAGCTCAAGGCCCGGCTACCGCGCCCTGGCTGCTCGCTCGCCTAACAAGTCGTCATAATCGAATCAACCTCCATTCGCTTCCccccttattattattatttctttttttttctctctctctcaatatAGAACTTTCTCACCATCTCTATAGCaccaaggagagagagagagacttggtGGCCGCAAGTGCTTTTAGATTACGGCAAAGCTgcagggggaaaaaacatgATTCCACTCGACTGACGACGGCCGTTCGGAAATCTCACCAACCGGCCGGTGTATCTCCCACAAGATAATACAACGCCGATACTCCCATCTTTTCGCTTTATCCCTCGCCTCGTTCACACGGACGATTTGCTAGCATAAGCGTAACCAACTTCCGGCTAGCGTATGCCCTGTACGCGTCCTGCAGCCATACCTCACGATTTGCGCCAACGATTCTTAACAAACGTATTAACAGCATTGGCTATTACGTGTGATTTCATTATCTGGAATGATGACATTGCCAAGTTGGTCACGTTCTGCTTTATGGTCGGAGGCCTCGTGACCCCCTGCTGAGATTTCGGCTCCCGGCTAGGGTTCTATACATGCTAAAAATATCAAAGTAGTCATTATGCTTACCGGTATACATTGAGCTTGTCCAGAGGTGGGGGTTTATCACAGTGATGGTATGTATCTGCCATCGCTGTGGGAATAGTCAGCTTAGAGACAACCTGCTGATCGAAAACCACACTGCTTTTGAAGGCTTTGCGAAGGTGGATGTCTTGCAGTGAGACTTCCTCCACGGTGCTGTCCAGTTGAGTGACTTTGACTGCCAGTCTATCTATCCTGGCCTGTAAGCTGGAAGAACGAATATGGAGGGCCTCGGTCTCCTTGTAAAGCTCACCAAACATGTCTTCGGCATGATGGCTAAGGCTTGAGAGTTGTCGGATAATATTGGCCAATGTTCCATTGGTGACTCCTTCCAAGTCATTTGGAAGTTGGAGGTGTTCAGGCAATGTGTCCCTTGACACATAAACGGGAGAAATGACTCTTTTTGGCAGAGGCATTTTAAATCACTTCCTAAAAGATTACAGATGGTTTAGTTCTTTGGGATAACTTGTCATAATCACTACACCCTAGACCCTACACTTGCAATATCTGATTTTAACACTCTTATCATGTTGTTACTATAAATACTTGCACAGCTATTTACAACAGCTaaataactgtttttttttcttctaaaattaCACACCCAACCGTAATCAGTCGTAAATACAAACTAGCGTTTGACACCTAGAATGACGCATTTTCCTTCAAAACAACTTGAACGCAAAGCAACGTCAAAACCCACTGGTTGGTAAGAATTTGAAAGCGTGACATACCTATCGTTCTATCCCGACGGAATTGCAATATTTCATCGTTTTAATCACTCCAAAGTatgaaaaacatcaaaaacaACATACACGCCCACAAGATGCTAGCCCACCAAGCAAAGAGGACTAACACTAATCTCTAAATTTTGGCAGTGCAATGATGGCGTGTCGGCGTTGCCAAGCCACCAAAAAGAGAAGcatcgtttgaaaaaaataaaataaaatcttcacGCACGCAGGAAAATTACAAATATGTTTTATACTTTattgaaatggtttttctttttccctacaATTAAGtacattcattttaaatcaGCTCTTAATTTTATGGTCTTCTATTTGGGGTTGGACTGCTGTTTCATTTGCTGCTGGTAAAGATTTCAAATCTATATAATCTTTGACCTCTATTGCAGTTTTGACTTTTGGTGGCTTGTAGtattcaaaagttttaaagtgttttaaaatgtttcctaaaataaaaattattgcttataaattatttgaataaacTCATTGTTTTCTATACTATACCTGACACTATCGGGTGAATGGTGAATTCCTTTGCCAATGCCAGAGCATCATATTTAGCAGGATCCTGTTGATGTCTCCCGATAAGCACTAGTGCTTGGCGAATACTCAATTTCCCTCTTGTTACTCTGACAGGTTCTTGGTAACCAAATTCTGCTTGTTCAACACTTTTTCTGTGTGATGGAAGGGGCTTTTCTGTGCTTATAGGTATTTCTGGTTTGTCATGTGAAGTTACATAAACTTCTTTCAGGCGACTGTTTAAGGTCTCATCTTTATTGTTGGATTGTTCCTCCATCAAATGTGGATTATCTAATAAACAATAACTATTTTTAGAATACGAATCACTATTAATAAAATCTCAAAAATACGTACTTTTCATGATTTCGTCAATTCTCTTCTGTGTGGTAGGGTGCCATGGAGCCGATATTGGCTTTTCCTTTGCCAACACTCTTTCGGTACGCGCTTCCACAGCAAAATTCTTAAAGGGCCTCATAGCTCTTTTCGTAATTTTAGCAGTTATATTCCCCATTGCGATTGTGACGAACTTTTCAACTTTACAAATTCAAACGAATCTCGCAACTGAAAATATTAGGTAATACTAATACCAAAGGCAAATACCAAGTGCAAAAGCAGTCGACAATCAAAAGTGTATTTATTTCAGGTTGACGGCGAACGCCATCTCGTGTACatgaatgaaaatataaactttggagggaagcaaaaaaaaatcagattgcCGGTAATGCCACTATTAGAACGTTTCGAAAAGTACAAATGAGGCGACTTGTTCCCCTGTGTTGACCACGTGAAGAATACCCGCTTTAAGGTCAACAAGTCTCGTAGACGAGTTGAGTAAAATGCGACTTGGAACATGGGGATTGCTTCTAAATTCGACGCTTCCTTTGAGTCGCACGACCtgtataacaaaaaattttttaaataaagatttAAATCAGTTACACCAGTTAAAGTTACCATTATCGGGTTATTAATTTTCAGagcaaaaacaatttttggcaGTAGATGAACCAACGACATGCTGTGTTCAGCGTTAGACAGTTGCTGTACTCGTACAGGATCGCCGGGTGAGGCCAAATAAAGATTGAATTGCGTCCGTAGATGACTGCGGTTTGGCACCGGAAGTGTAGACGGATCAATGGCGGAACTTAATGGGGCTTGGTTCGTTGAATTCGCAGATCGGAGCATAGTTCTTTTCAGTACTTCTTCAATAAGTCCAGAATCTAAATCCAATGAATACTTTGAcatacaattcaaattttaaatgaactataaaaaaaaaataccatccCCATGGGCATAGATGTCGTTTTCGAGATCGTTCAACTGTTGCGAGGATTTTACAGGGGATTGGAGTCGTTTAGTTGACGACTGTTTCTTTGAAGAATCGGGgaatcttcttctctttgacAAAGGAGTTTCCTCGCTTGATTCTTCTAAAGACAAAACAGTTTGtttgtaaataaacaaaagagtGTGCACTGCGAggcaaattttgtttaaaattcagTTATCATTACCGTTTGCACGAGATGTTGAAGGCCTAATAAGTGGAGTTTCCTTTTGCGATCTCTTGTGCAGTTCTGCATTTGCAACATCTTCTGGAATGCTAATAGACTGCTCAACTCTATTCGGTGAAGATTCCTTGACCAAAGTAAGCGTTCGCCTGGGAGTCCGGGGCGGTGGTACCGGTTCGGGTAGGAAACGGAATTTCGAAGTTTTGGGTGTACCCAATTCTGAAACTTTGTTAGCGACTGAGGCTGGCGTTTTTAAAGTGGCAGAAGGAACCGAAATTTTatgactttttgttttctgaggACTGAGAAAAATGTTATCGTCTTCGCCATCATCTTCGTCGTGCTCTTCGTCTTCCACTTTGTCGTCCTCTTCGTCTTCCACTTTGTCGTCCTCTTCGTCTTCCACTTTGTCGTCCTCTTCGTCCCCAACTTCGTCCCCAACTTCGTCCTCCACTTCGTCCTCCACTTCGTCCTCTACTTCGTCCTCTACTTCAGATTCTGAGCTGCTCAAGAAACGGTACTTCCTTTCTACAAATACAAATGAACATGAAAACTTTTAATTCGcgaaaatttagttttaaacAACAACCTTTGGATTTGTCTGCGGTTTTTAAGGTCATCCTATGCGCTTCGTCATTTTTAGCTTCAGACTTTTTAGTTTCCACTCTACTGTGGTTGTCTatgattacaaaataaacataattatgtaaaacgaaatttaaagtTTCACAAATATTTACCTAAGGACTTGGTAGGAGAACTTGAACTTTGTCTCTTTGGTCGACCGATACCACGACTGCGACCCTTGTTTTCACGTAATGTTGGGtctaacaattcaaatttgtataaTGGTTAATAAGACAGTTTCAGTaaataagacttttttttttaattaagccACAATTTCTAAATTAACTTGCCCGTAGACTTTGTGGGTTTACTTTTCGATCCTCCTGCAGACAAATCCGTTTCCACTACTTCATCCACAATTGTTGAAACTTTGTTCCCGCGcggattttttttcgtaatgttatctacagaaaaaaagaattcaaatttcaagaaGCTGCTagatgaattttgaaaacatgcAAATTAATTGTTCAAAATACCTTTGTCTAAATGTTCGGTGGATGACGTGGCTGGTTCTTCAGCTGAGATAGTTTTCCGTTCTGAAGCAACCATGGGCCGTTTCGCGGCTGGTTCAGGTGAATCACCAGTTTCTGTAGATCGGCTTTCGGCATTtgtctttcctctttttttagcCGATGGAGGATTTTTAGTGGTTGCTTTTACCTTATTTCTAGCTGATGGTCCtggtttcgtttttttatcaatttttcccGACAAGGATTCGGGctcttgaaaaaaatcatccgAATCGGAATTTgttctcaattttttcttcttttcaattggTGCTAGTAACAgcataaatttttcaataaaaaaaaaactttattagCTTCTTAGAATAAGATTTACTTtgtctagtagtagtagcaggtTTTCTTGAGAAAGAACCTTTCAGTTGGTGCTCCCGGtctcctaaaaataaaattcgataAAGCAATTCAATACGCAACATTGAAACAGAAACATTAGTGTGATCACAATTCACAATGATGCTTACCTGTCTTGTTCAATTTTGCTGCATTTTCTTGGCCACTGATTGACATTCTCTGTTTTTGGGATTGAGTAGTATCTAAGAAATAGTTTTCATTATAACAATCTTGACAAAATCTGTATTTAAAcataattaaataacaaagGAATGTGTTATCTTTTACTTGTATGAGACACTTGAGGGCTGAATCCAATGAAATCATCTTCGACTTCATCATCTCCAGAGGCATCACTTCTTTCTTGATCTGAGGCAGATGAATCATAAAATGGATGCAGATCCTTCCTATtaaaagacacacacattAAGACAGATGAAGATGTGTCGAATAATGAAAGGTCTTACTTggctttatttttactgtaCGAAGATGCAGTAGATAGTCTCGTGTTCGACATTCTTAAGTTTGACTAGGAAGGGCTAGGAAAGTTCTGCACGACAGTGTTTGGAATGTGAAATATGTTTTCTCCGAATTTTCCGATATTTAAAGAGTTTTAAAACGTGTAAAAGTAAAGACGAGAGATGAAATCTTACTGAAACTTCCAACTTGGCGAACACTGTACAAATGCTCAAAAATTGCCAATGGT
Protein-coding sequences here:
- the LOC124196243 gene encoding glutamic acid-rich protein-like isoform X3 — encoded protein: MSNTRLSTASSYSKNKAKKDLHPFYDSSASDQERSDASGDDEVEDDFIGFSPQVSHTNTTQSQKQRMSISGQENAAKLNKTGDREHQLKGSFSRKPATTTRQTPIEKKKKLRTNSDSDDFFQEPESLSGKIDKKTKPGPSARNKVKATTKNPPSAKKRGKTNAESRSTETGDSPEPAAKRPMVASERKTISAEEPATSSTEHLDKDNITKKNPRGNKVSTIVDEVVETDLSAGGSKSKPTKSTDPTLRENKGRSRGIGRPKRQSSSSPTKSLDNHSRVETKKSEAKNDEAHRMTLKTADKSKERKYRFLSSSESEVEDEVEDEVEDEVEDEVGDEVGDEEDDKVEDEEDDKVEDEEDDKVEDEEHDEDDGEDDNIFLSPQKTKSHKISVPSATLKTPASVANKVSELGTPKTSKFRFLPEPVPPPRTPRRTLTLVKESSPNRVEQSISIPEDVANAELHKRSQKETPLIRPSTSRANEESSEETPLSKRRRFPDSSKKQSSTKRLQSPVKSSQQLNDLENDIYAHGDDSGLIEEVLKRTMLRSANSTNQAPLSSAIDPSTLPVPNRSHLRTQFNLYLASPGDPVRVQQLSNAEHSMSLVHLLPKIVFALKINNPIMVVRLKGSVEFRSNPHVPSRILLNSSTRLVDLKAGILHVVNTGEQVASFVLFETF